A region from the bacterium genome encodes:
- a CDS encoding 4Fe-4S binding protein encodes MDAENQTIETKPTGKKKKYSITLNYDWCKACGICIAFCPTKVYDTENLTGKPIIARPADCIGCMLCELRCPDFAIEVDEIK; translated from the coding sequence ATGGATGCTGAAAATCAAACGATAGAAACCAAACCGACCGGGAAGAAAAAAAAATATTCTATTACTCTTAATTACGATTGGTGTAAAGCGTGTGGAATTTGTATTGCGTTTTGCCCTACAAAAGTTTATGATACAGAAAACCTAACTGGGAAACCGATAATTGCACGACCTGCTGATTGTATTGGATGCATGCTTTGTGAACTCCGTTGCCCAGATTTTGCTATCGAAGTAGATGAAATAAAGTGA
- a CDS encoding 4Fe-4S binding protein — translation MSSFKYLAYQRKIKQYFMALLFIGMLSAAWIYPVVGYFIPVCMILGIGIALFKGRKWCDWYCPRGSFADTVLKKVSPHKDIPDLVKTTFFRVAIIVVLMSIMTVQIIIRWPNPIAIGMFFVILLTITTFIGVILSFIFHQRTWCSFCPIGSLSSWVGKTKQLNQLNSDVCTSCTLCYKVCPVQIKPYMYKKQGIQNVTNADCLKCNLCISACPKKAILNQTTKYRI, via the coding sequence ATGTCATCATTCAAATATTTAGCTTACCAACGAAAAATCAAACAATATTTTATGGCACTATTATTTATCGGAATGTTAAGTGCTGCTTGGATATACCCGGTAGTAGGGTATTTTATTCCGGTATGTATGATTTTAGGAATAGGAATCGCTTTGTTCAAAGGCAGAAAATGGTGTGATTGGTATTGTCCGCGGGGAAGTTTTGCAGATACCGTATTGAAAAAGGTTAGTCCTCATAAGGATATTCCTGACCTAGTGAAAACTACATTTTTCCGCGTAGCAATTATTGTCGTACTTATGAGTATTATGACGGTTCAAATTATCATTCGCTGGCCTAACCCGATAGCGATTGGGATGTTTTTTGTGATCCTTTTGACCATAACAACATTTATTGGCGTCATTTTATCATTTATTTTTCATCAACGGACTTGGTGTAGTTTTTGTCCGATAGGTTCACTATCAAGTTGGGTGGGAAAAACTAAACAGCTGAATCAGTTGAATTCCGATGTGTGTACATCTTGTACTTTATGTTATAAAGTTTGTCCAGTACAGATTAAACCATATATGTATAAGAAACAAGGAATACAAAATGTGACTAATGCAGATTGTTTGAAATGTAATCTTTGCATTTCCGCCTGTCCGAAAAAGGCAATCTTGAACCAGACCACCAAATACCGTATCTGA
- a CDS encoding zinc ribbon domain-containing protein, whose protein sequence is MPLYEYWCKDCRKSFTQLKSISELNQRVQCPTCQSKRVQRVLSNFSTSGQLRTSGRGFTALNKSDCKTGGG, encoded by the coding sequence ATGCCGTTATATGAATATTGGTGCAAAGATTGTAGAAAAAGTTTCACACAACTTAAATCTATTAGTGAACTCAATCAGCGAGTTCAATGTCCTACCTGCCAGAGCAAACGGGTTCAACGGGTTTTATCGAATTTTTCAACCAGTGGACAATTAAGAACCAGCGGGCGCGGTTTTACTGCATTAAATAAATCGGACTGTAAGACTGGCGGTGGCTGA